The DNA segment GTGTCCTCAACTACGTCAGTTGAAAGCCCATAGCGGCGAGGTTTTGGCGGAGCTGCTCAGCCGTTTCCAGTTGTTGTTGTTGCTCGTAGCAGTGGATCGCTTGTTGGAAGGCAGCGATCGCTTCGGGGACTTTCCCCACTTTGATCAAGACGACGCCGAGGTTTTGATGTGCGGCGGCATAGTCGGGTTGGAGTTGAATGGCTTGTTGGTAGTGGGTGATGGCTTCGGTAAAGCGGCTCATATGTTTAAGCGTCATGCCGAGGTTGTAATGTCCGACGACCAAGGTCGGGTCAATTTGCAACACCTGTTGATAGAGCCCTTCCGCCATCACCAGTTCGCCGCTGTTTTGCATAAGCGAAGCGAGATTATGCATGGCGCCGAGCTTGAGTTTGGCATCGATCGGTTGACGAATCGCCTGTTGGTAATAGTGCGCCGCTTGGTTGTTTTCCTGGGCAGCGGCATAGACCGACCCTAAGTGATAGTTCAACTCATAGGTGGTGGCGGGGTCGTTATTCTTAACATTGAGTCCGCGTTGGAGCAATTGGATGCCGGTATCGCGATCGCCCATCTGAATATAGAGGGCACCGAGTTTACTACAGACGTAGGGGTCATCGGGATGCTGGGCCAGGAATGACTCCATCATCGATCGCGCTTTGGTAAATTTATCTTGTTGCTGAATGACGTCAGCCTGATAGCCGGTATGGGCGATCGCGATCCCTTCGAGCTGGGCAATTTGCCAGTGGGGTTCGGCTTTAACCAACGCCTCAACGCTATCGTCGATCATCGCGTGGTACGGGCGCGAAAACTGAATGGCGGGATGGCGTCGAAACAAACGTGAAACTAATGAGTAGGGGGATTGGGCCGCACCCACTTCATGGCGAATCAAATTAATTACGAGGATTTGCTCGTGCTGAATCGCACCTTGGAGGCTGGGAATAATCTCGGGTTGCAGGACTTCATCGGCATCAAGAACCAGCACCCAGTCGCCTGTCGTATGCTGTAGTGCTTGGTTGCGGGCGATCGAAAAATCATGGGGCCAGGGCATTTGGTGGACATGTGCCCCAAACAACTCTGCAACGGCGATCGTGTCATCGCTTGAGCCAGTGTCCAGCACGATAATCTCATCGACGACATTGCGGACGCTTTCCAGACATTTTGGTAAATTCTCAGCTTCGTCTTTCACGATCATACATAAGCTGAGCTTGATCGGCTGCGATCCCATGTTTGATGCACTTCCCTCGGATACTCCGCCATCATACAATACTCAACAGAATGCGTTTCCGGGAAAATACGGGGTGCAAAGTTTCGGCTGTGATTTGGCTTTAGGTATATGCCTCCCTTCTGGCGTCGATCAAAATTCTGGCAATCCTTGGGGCAGATTGGTGCGGTGTTGCTGTTGCTGTTAGTGCTGGGCTTTTTGGGCTTTAACTTAGTGACGAATTTGCAACGGCTGAATATCCAGTTTGGGTTTAATTTCCTGCGATCGCCCGCCGGATTTGGGATCGGTGAGGCGGTGATTCCCTATCAGCCGACGAATTCCTACTGGCAAGCCTTATTGGTTGGGTTGACCAATTCGCTGCGGGTGGTGCTAACGGGAATTGTGCTGGCGACGATTGTTGGTTTTATTGCCGGGGTAGCGCGGTTGTCCGATAACTGGTTGCTGCGGCAGCTGGCGAAAGTTTACGTCGAGTTTCTACGGAATACGCCGCTGCTGTTGCAATTGTTGTTTTGGTATACGGCGGTGTTTTTGAGTCTGCCATCGGCGGATAGTC comes from the Romeriopsis navalis LEGE 11480 genome and includes:
- a CDS encoding tetratricopeptide repeat protein, with translation MGSQPIKLSLCMIVKDEAENLPKCLESVRNVVDEIIVLDTGSSDDTIAVAELFGAHVHQMPWPHDFSIARNQALQHTTGDWVLVLDADEVLQPEIIPSLQGAIQHEQILVINLIRHEVGAAQSPYSLVSRLFRRHPAIQFSRPYHAMIDDSVEALVKAEPHWQIAQLEGIAIAHTGYQADVIQQQDKFTKARSMMESFLAQHPDDPYVCSKLGALYIQMGDRDTGIQLLQRGLNVKNNDPATTYELNYHLGSVYAAAQENNQAAHYYQQAIRQPIDAKLKLGAMHNLASLMQNSGELVMAEGLYQQVLQIDPTLVVGHYNLGMTLKHMSRFTEAITHYQQAIQLQPDYAAAHQNLGVVLIKVGKVPEAIAAFQQAIHCYEQQQQLETAEQLRQNLAAMGFQLT